In Virgibacillus sp. NKC19-16, a single genomic region encodes these proteins:
- a CDS encoding cytosine deaminase, whose translation MIVKNAKLRGKDGLWHLILEDGKFHKVTQTLGNIEGKEVIDVGGALVLPPFIEPHIHLDTTLTAGEPEWNKSGTLFEGIQRWSERKETLTAEDVKNRSKKALKWQIAQGIQYVRTHVDVTDPELTALKAMLEVKEEMVPYVDLQLVAFPQEGILSYPNGFELLEESMKMGADVVGGIPHFEFTREYGVESMKLAFDLAEKYDRLIDIHCDEIDDEQSRFVEVVATEAYERGLGARTTASHTTAMGSYNDAYTSKLFRLLKLSSINFVSNPLVNIHLQGRFDTYPKRRGLTRVKELQEAGLNICFGHDDIFDPWYPLGTGNMLQVLHMGIHATQLMGYDEIVNAIDLITKNSAKALQIEEDYGIEEGKPANFIVLDAEDEYEAIRKQAVVRYSVRGGKVIGETRPSEARITLDQGEERVGFDR comes from the coding sequence ATGATAGTTAAAAATGCAAAACTTAGAGGAAAAGATGGACTATGGCACTTGATTCTAGAGGATGGGAAGTTCCATAAAGTAACACAAACATTAGGAAATATTGAGGGAAAAGAAGTCATCGATGTTGGGGGTGCGCTTGTCCTTCCTCCTTTCATTGAGCCGCATATCCATTTAGATACAACATTAACAGCAGGCGAGCCGGAGTGGAATAAAAGCGGTACTTTGTTTGAAGGTATTCAAAGATGGTCCGAGCGGAAAGAAACATTGACGGCAGAAGACGTGAAAAACAGGTCAAAAAAGGCATTAAAATGGCAAATTGCCCAAGGGATCCAGTATGTACGCACACATGTAGATGTAACAGACCCAGAGTTAACAGCTTTAAAAGCAATGCTGGAGGTAAAGGAAGAAATGGTTCCTTATGTAGATCTTCAGCTTGTTGCTTTTCCGCAAGAAGGAATTTTATCCTACCCTAACGGATTCGAACTACTTGAAGAATCGATGAAAATGGGCGCGGATGTAGTGGGTGGCATTCCTCATTTCGAATTTACAAGAGAATACGGTGTAGAGTCGATGAAGCTCGCTTTTGATCTCGCTGAAAAATATGATCGATTAATAGACATCCATTGTGATGAAATTGATGATGAGCAGTCTCGCTTTGTAGAAGTTGTAGCCACGGAGGCCTATGAGCGCGGATTAGGTGCTCGCACAACAGCGAGCCATACAACAGCAATGGGCTCTTATAATGATGCCTATACGTCTAAATTATTCCGCCTATTAAAGCTTTCTTCCATTAATTTTGTATCAAATCCGCTTGTGAACATTCATCTTCAAGGAAGATTTGATACATATCCAAAACGAAGAGGTTTGACAAGGGTAAAAGAGTTGCAGGAAGCGGGACTAAATATCTGCTTCGGCCATGATGACATATTTGATCCATGGTACCCACTAGGAACAGGGAATATGCTTCAAGTATTGCATATGGGGATTCATGCTACGCAACTCATGGGCTATGATGAAATTGTAAATGCTATTGATTTGATCACGAAGAATAGTGCCAAGGCATTGCAAATTGAAGAAGATTATGGAATTGAGGAAGGGAAACCTGCTAACTTCATTGTCTTGGATGCAGAAGATGAGTATGAGGCTATTCGGAAGCAGGCTGTGGTTAGGTATTCGGTTAGGGGTGGGAAGGTTATTGGTGAGACGAGGCCGAGTGAGGCTAGGATTACTCTAGATCAGGGGGAAGAGAGGGTTGGTTTTGATAGGTAG
- a CDS encoding Ltp family lipoprotein: MKKALALMLSLLVIFVLVACGETEEGEAEIDNVDSAEEDQTEEVAETEEKVEEETEEVEEAETEEVIEETSEEEIVEEADVEETVENADESLSQENAVDAAEGYLDYTAFSKSGLIEQLEFEGFSNEDATYAVDQISVDWQEQAVKSAEDYLDYTAFSKSGLIEQLEFEGFNNEDAAHAVDQISVDWQEQAVKSAEDYLDYSSFSRSGLIEQLEFEGFSNEDATYAVDEVGL; this comes from the coding sequence ATGAAAAAAGCGTTAGCGTTGATGTTATCATTACTGGTTATTTTTGTTTTAGTAGCATGCGGAGAAACAGAAGAAGGAGAAGCAGAAATTGATAATGTTGATTCAGCAGAAGAAGATCAAACAGAAGAAGTAGCGGAAACAGAAGAAAAGGTTGAAGAAGAGACCGAAGAAGTAGAAGAAGCCGAGACGGAAGAAGTCATTGAAGAAACGTCAGAGGAAGAAATAGTAGAAGAAGCGGATGTAGAGGAGACTGTAGAAAACGCTGATGAATCACTATCACAAGAAAATGCGGTGGATGCGGCTGAAGGCTATTTAGACTATACAGCCTTTTCTAAAAGTGGTTTAATAGAACAGCTAGAGTTTGAGGGTTTTAGTAATGAAGATGCTACTTACGCAGTAGACCAAATAAGTGTGGATTGGCAAGAGCAAGCAGTAAAATCGGCTGAAGATTACTTAGACTATACAGCTTTTTCTAAAAGTGGTCTAATAGAACAATTAGAATTTGAAGGATTTAATAACGAGGACGCTGCTCATGCAGTAGACCAAATAAGTGTGGATTGGCAAGAACAAGCAGTAAAATCGGCTGAGGATTACTTAGACTATTCAAGTTTCTCAAGAAGTGGTTTAATAGAACAGCTAGAGTTTGAAGGTTTTAGCAATGAAGATGCTACTTACGCTGTAGACGAAGTAGGGCTGTAA
- a CDS encoding type IIG restriction enzyme/methyltransferase produces MAVQPLTLKQSMSKNVQAIMPIEEEKQLFEKYLVEYLTNLRIKFDESEEHQKGLLSKFLNEAVFKNENSINTNERADLAVFNGGSVDSSVGIIIEMKSTTNKGEMINTEDFNRKSFQEILSYYLRERIVNENIEIKKCIITNGLSWFVIDSNELEKHFIKNKKLLNEYNLWRTGKTSGASTEFLYENICKPAIDLALEKGIKIAHFDLTDAFKKKKSKAIELKKSNLTQLYRFFTPENLLKKEIFVDPNKLNRNFYDELLYLMGLEEVKLNGRKVIRRLQEGQRQQGSFVENTINRLTIKDVPEEEAYEAAIQLSVIWINRILFLKLLESQLTLFNNDESYKFLTKDLVSTFEDVWDLFFGVLAKRPNSRPNNLKEKYKKVPYLNSSLFEEYELERTYIGIDRLREEPIQVFSKTVLKGDNQKRKTGNLNFLTYLFEFLNAYDFSTAIRHQKDVKNNLINASVLGLIFEKINGYKEGSYYTPGKVTMYMARKAIRKTVVDKFNKLNDWKVRTLDDIKFHIRDLQDAKNANTIINSLRICDPAVGSGHFLVSVLNELIAIKSELGVLLDHEGKSMNRIRCTVVNDELIVQDMNGDNFTYKSDNVESYHIQKSLFNEKRRIIENCLFGVDINSNSVNICRLRLWIELLKNSYYEQVEGAEEELITLPNIDINIKTGNSLLYNIPLETDTDDKRGKFLKFDEYYQLVNEYKNSNDKVLKKEISDKIANIKSTLRTSFETPERKEVTKRRRRLNKLSQLSFFEEKEEARKRKSDIKKAEKELKQAKKHLEESVKNPMWSDAIEWRLEFPEILDTDGKYIGFDLIIANPPYIYSSNNAFSKDEKRYFEDKYKLNKYQANTFGLFLELAFQLLRTGGHVSVIIPNSFLTVDQYKEMREFLLSKTGDLFILNSRDRIFEDASIDNCIISSTLKDPTQVTLAELEYGEVNIIDDVLPSELYGKNVINIASIKNKESNDLGHSILEKIQKESLPLEPNYGVLKVGLKAYKRGKGSPKQPVDKEEFKEWMKTKPYESTKPLDETYLPYLGGRDVGRYFITPYHQYIKYGENLAEPRSISIFSGGRLLIREISGQLPYAINSTFLRETAVNNQSAKTVVNLTINGYFLIGVLNSKVESFWAAMKFDMLQRKTFPRFTTAQMREFPIPNCTTEKQTKLANLVQQQLSLHQNVESEDVLEERTKLDDRIDELVMDLFQLSDEEKVVVRHFSGN; encoded by the coding sequence ATGGCAGTTCAACCGCTTACATTAAAACAAAGTATGTCAAAAAACGTTCAAGCTATTATGCCAATTGAAGAAGAAAAACAGTTATTTGAAAAATATCTTGTTGAGTATTTAACCAACTTACGAATAAAATTCGATGAATCAGAGGAACATCAAAAAGGATTATTAAGCAAATTCTTGAATGAAGCAGTATTTAAAAATGAAAATTCTATTAATACAAATGAACGCGCAGATTTAGCAGTTTTTAATGGAGGAAGCGTAGACAGCTCAGTTGGCATTATTATTGAGATGAAAAGTACGACAAACAAAGGTGAAATGATAAATACTGAAGACTTTAACAGAAAATCTTTTCAAGAAATTCTTTCATATTATCTAAGAGAAAGGATTGTTAATGAAAACATTGAAATTAAAAAATGTATAATCACAAATGGTCTATCATGGTTCGTCATTGATTCTAATGAATTAGAAAAACATTTTATCAAGAATAAGAAATTATTGAACGAATATAATTTATGGCGGACAGGTAAAACATCAGGGGCAAGCACTGAGTTTTTATACGAAAACATCTGTAAGCCAGCAATTGATTTGGCTCTAGAAAAAGGAATTAAGATAGCTCATTTTGATTTAACAGATGCTTTTAAAAAAAAGAAGTCTAAAGCAATTGAATTGAAAAAAAGTAATCTTACCCAACTCTACCGTTTTTTTACCCCAGAAAATCTACTGAAAAAGGAAATTTTTGTGGATCCAAACAAATTGAACAGAAACTTTTATGACGAATTGCTCTATTTGATGGGGTTAGAAGAAGTGAAATTAAATGGTCGGAAAGTAATTCGTCGATTACAAGAAGGACAACGGCAACAAGGTTCTTTTGTTGAAAACACAATTAACCGATTAACTATTAAGGATGTACCAGAAGAAGAAGCGTACGAAGCAGCCATTCAGCTATCAGTTATCTGGATAAATCGAATTCTATTCTTAAAACTATTAGAGAGTCAGCTTACCTTGTTCAACAACGATGAGAGTTACAAATTTCTAACCAAAGACCTTGTTTCGACGTTTGAAGACGTATGGGATTTATTCTTTGGAGTGCTAGCGAAAAGGCCTAATTCACGTCCTAATAATCTGAAAGAAAAGTATAAAAAAGTTCCTTATTTAAACAGTTCATTGTTTGAGGAATACGAATTAGAACGTACATATATTGGAATTGATAGGCTTAGAGAGGAACCAATACAGGTATTTAGCAAAACAGTATTGAAAGGAGATAACCAAAAACGTAAAACAGGCAATTTAAATTTTTTAACTTACTTATTTGAGTTTCTGAATGCTTACGATTTTTCAACAGCGATTCGTCACCAAAAAGATGTTAAAAATAACTTGATAAATGCTTCTGTATTGGGGCTGATCTTTGAAAAAATCAATGGATATAAAGAAGGTTCATATTACACACCTGGAAAAGTAACCATGTACATGGCACGGAAGGCAATTAGAAAAACTGTAGTTGATAAATTTAATAAATTGAATGATTGGAAAGTCCGAACGTTAGATGATATTAAATTCCATATTCGTGATCTGCAGGATGCTAAAAATGCTAACACTATTATTAACTCTCTTAGAATCTGTGATCCAGCCGTTGGTTCCGGGCATTTCTTGGTGTCAGTGTTAAATGAATTAATAGCTATTAAAAGTGAGTTAGGTGTTTTATTGGATCACGAGGGAAAGTCAATGAATAGAATTCGTTGCACAGTTGTAAATGACGAGCTTATAGTACAAGATATGAACGGTGATAACTTTACCTACAAATCAGATAATGTTGAGTCCTATCATATTCAAAAGTCACTATTTAATGAAAAACGTAGAATAATTGAAAATTGCTTGTTTGGTGTAGATATTAATTCAAATTCAGTAAATATTTGTCGCTTACGTTTATGGATTGAACTATTAAAGAATTCTTATTATGAGCAGGTTGAAGGTGCAGAAGAAGAATTGATAACTTTGCCTAATATAGATATTAATATAAAGACTGGTAACAGTTTGCTTTATAATATCCCTCTTGAAACTGATACCGATGATAAACGAGGTAAGTTCTTGAAGTTTGATGAATATTATCAGCTTGTTAATGAGTACAAAAATTCAAACGATAAGGTATTAAAAAAAGAAATATCTGATAAGATTGCAAACATAAAATCGACCCTAAGAACTAGCTTTGAAACTCCAGAAAGAAAAGAAGTAACAAAGCGCAGAAGACGGTTAAATAAGTTAAGTCAGTTGTCTTTTTTTGAAGAGAAGGAAGAAGCCAGAAAACGTAAATCTGATATAAAAAAAGCGGAGAAAGAATTGAAACAAGCAAAAAAACATCTTGAAGAATCTGTGAAGAATCCAATGTGGTCAGACGCGATTGAGTGGCGATTGGAATTTCCTGAAATTCTTGATACAGATGGTAAATATATAGGTTTTGATTTAATTATTGCTAATCCGCCCTATATCTATTCATCAAATAATGCGTTTAGTAAAGATGAGAAGAGATACTTTGAAGATAAGTATAAATTGAATAAATACCAAGCCAATACTTTCGGCTTATTTCTTGAACTTGCCTTTCAATTATTGAGAACAGGCGGGCATGTTTCAGTTATTATACCGAACTCATTTTTGACGGTTGATCAATATAAAGAAATGCGTGAATTCTTACTAAGTAAAACAGGCGACTTATTTATACTAAATTCACGAGATAGAATTTTTGAGGATGCAAGTATAGATAATTGTATAATCAGTTCTACATTAAAAGATCCAACACAAGTTACACTTGCAGAATTAGAATATGGAGAGGTTAATATTATCGATGATGTATTGCCCTCCGAATTATATGGGAAAAATGTAATTAATATTGCATCAATTAAGAACAAGGAATCGAATGATTTAGGACATTCGATACTGGAGAAAATTCAAAAGGAATCATTGCCTTTAGAGCCAAATTATGGTGTTTTAAAAGTGGGATTAAAGGCATATAAACGTGGAAAAGGTTCCCCTAAGCAACCAGTAGACAAAGAAGAATTTAAAGAATGGATGAAAACAAAACCTTATGAAAGTACTAAGCCACTAGATGAAACATATTTACCTTATCTAGGAGGTAGAGATGTTGGAAGATATTTTATAACTCCATATCATCAGTATATAAAGTATGGTGAAAATTTAGCTGAGCCACGTAGTATATCGATTTTTTCCGGGGGTCGACTGCTTATTAGAGAAATTAGCGGGCAATTACCCTATGCGATTAACTCTACATTTTTACGAGAAACGGCCGTAAATAATCAAAGTGCTAAAACAGTAGTTAATTTAACTATCAATGGTTATTTCCTAATTGGAGTATTAAATTCAAAGGTGGAATCATTTTGGGCAGCAATGAAATTTGATATGCTCCAGCGTAAAACATTTCCTCGTTTCACCACTGCCCAAATGAGGGAATTTCCTATTCCAAATTGTACAACAGAAAAACAAACAAAACTAGCTAACCTAGTTCAGCAGCAGTTAAGTTTGCATCAAAATGTTGAGTCTGAAGATGTACTGGAAGAGAGAACAAAATTAGATGATCGTATTGATGAACTTGTAATGGATTTATTCCAACTGAGTGATGAAGAAAAAGTAGTTGTTCGACATTTTAGTGGAAATTAA
- the codB gene encoding cytosine permease, producing MAKVEKEFALQAVPQTNRSGFWKILAVMLSLSFFSASMLSGGELGMGLSFMQFIGVVLTGNLVLGLYTGALAHIAAKTGLSTHLLARYAFGEKGSYIASFLLASTQVGWFGVGLAMFAVPVAAATGVNVYLLIAIFGLLMTVSSIFGMKMLTILGFIAVPAIAIFGSYSMVDAASAAGGIQGLLAYEPAQAISLAAALTICIGSFISAGTLTPDYARFAKTSRSAVIANIIAFFLGNSLMFLFGAVGAMAFGRADISEVMFLQGLMVPAIIVLGLNIWTTNDSALYASGLGFSNITKLPKHKIVVFNGIIGTIAAMWLYNNFVGFLTLLGTALPSIGAILLADFFLLHRGKYQPFETMKFKAVNWIAIAAWGAGVAIANFVPGIPPINSLLGSAIIYVGLMKCIPQQAPLSSKIKAKGELINDS from the coding sequence ATGGCAAAAGTGGAAAAGGAATTCGCGTTACAGGCAGTGCCTCAAACAAATCGCAGTGGGTTTTGGAAGATTCTTGCGGTGATGCTGTCCCTTAGCTTCTTCTCGGCGAGCATGTTGTCTGGAGGGGAACTCGGAATGGGACTATCGTTTATGCAGTTTATTGGGGTTGTGTTAACAGGGAATTTGGTGCTTGGGCTTTATACAGGTGCATTAGCTCATATTGCAGCAAAGACGGGGCTATCCACACATTTATTGGCACGATATGCATTTGGTGAAAAAGGTTCTTATATAGCCTCATTTTTACTAGCTTCAACACAAGTGGGCTGGTTTGGCGTCGGCCTTGCGATGTTTGCAGTTCCTGTTGCAGCGGCGACTGGAGTCAATGTTTATCTATTGATTGCGATTTTTGGTTTGTTGATGACGGTATCCTCCATTTTTGGGATGAAGATGTTAACGATATTAGGATTTATCGCAGTTCCTGCAATTGCCATTTTCGGGAGTTATTCGATGGTTGATGCAGCTAGTGCGGCTGGCGGAATTCAGGGATTGCTCGCTTATGAACCGGCACAGGCGATAAGTCTTGCAGCGGCATTAACGATTTGTATAGGGTCTTTTATTAGCGCTGGTACGCTTACCCCCGATTATGCTCGCTTCGCTAAGACATCGCGATCTGCTGTGATTGCAAATATCATTGCATTCTTTCTTGGCAACTCGCTCATGTTTTTATTCGGTGCGGTCGGAGCTATGGCTTTCGGCAGGGCTGATATATCGGAAGTGATGTTTTTACAAGGGTTAATGGTTCCAGCCATCATCGTTCTCGGATTGAATATATGGACAACGAATGATAGTGCTCTATATGCATCAGGATTAGGGTTTTCCAATATTACGAAGCTACCAAAGCATAAAATTGTTGTTTTCAACGGCATTATAGGAACAATAGCGGCGATGTGGCTTTATAACAATTTTGTTGGATTCTTGACGCTTTTAGGCACCGCGCTCCCGTCGATTGGCGCAATTTTATTAGCAGACTTCTTTTTATTACATCGCGGAAAATATCAACCGTTCGAAACGATGAAATTTAAAGCAGTAAATTGGATTGCAATAGCAGCATGGGGAGCTGGAGTCGCCATTGCGAATTTTGTACCAGGGATTCCACCAATCAATTCACTGTTAGGATCTGCTATTATTTATGTAGGGTTGATGAAATGTATACCGCAGCAAGCACCATTATCAAGTAAAATTAAAGCGAAGGGTGAGTTAATTAATGATAGTTAA